Proteins co-encoded in one Sphingopyxis sp. BE259 genomic window:
- the edd gene encoding phosphogluconate dehydratase, which yields MTELHPTIATVTDRIVARSAQRRAAYLDLMERQREAGTNRGNLSCGNLAHGFAAAGDDKAVIRTGGAMNIGIVTSYNDMLSAHQPYGRYPEQIKLFAREVGATAQVAGGVPAMCDGVTQGQAGMDLSLFSRDNIAQGTVIALSHAMFEGALLLGICDKIVPGLLIGALRFGHLPQILIPAGPMPSGLANKEKQRVRQLYAEGKATRDELLEAEAASYHGAGTCTFYGTANSNQMMMELMGLHIPGSAFTHPGTKLRQELTRAATHRVAEIGWDGSDYRPLARCVDEKAIVNAAIGLLATGGSTNHAIHLPAIARAAGIIIDWQDFDELSHAVPLLARVYPNGAGDVNNFHAAGGIGYVVRELLDAGLLHGDVLTVGGTMADYGGEPVLVDDALQWQAAPATSRDDTMLRPVAAPFSPDGGMRLLAGNLGRAIIKTSAVAEDRWTIEAPCRIFDNQDAVLAAFKAGELEQDVIVVVRFQGPRANGMPELHKLTPALGVLQDRGFRVALLTDGRMSGASGKVPAVIHLSPEALPGADGVSGPLAFLTDGDIVRVCARQGEVLALVDPAIWAARSPAVPPPPALGVGRELFALFRHYADEAEKGGSAVLAAMETVI from the coding sequence ATGACTGAACTTCACCCCACCATCGCTACGGTCACCGACCGCATCGTCGCCCGCAGCGCCCAGCGCCGCGCCGCCTATCTCGACCTGATGGAGCGCCAGCGCGAGGCCGGGACGAACCGCGGCAATCTCTCCTGCGGCAATCTCGCGCACGGTTTCGCGGCGGCTGGCGATGATAAGGCGGTGATCCGCACCGGCGGCGCGATGAACATCGGCATTGTCACCAGCTACAACGATATGCTGTCGGCGCATCAGCCCTACGGACGCTATCCCGAACAGATCAAACTCTTCGCGCGCGAAGTCGGTGCCACCGCGCAGGTCGCGGGCGGCGTTCCCGCGATGTGCGACGGGGTAACGCAAGGGCAGGCGGGGATGGACCTGTCTTTGTTCAGCCGCGACAATATCGCGCAGGGCACGGTGATCGCGCTCAGCCATGCAATGTTCGAGGGCGCGCTGCTGCTCGGCATCTGCGACAAGATCGTCCCCGGGCTGCTGATCGGCGCATTGCGCTTCGGCCATCTGCCGCAAATCCTGATCCCCGCGGGGCCAATGCCTTCGGGCCTCGCCAACAAGGAAAAGCAGCGCGTCCGCCAGCTTTATGCCGAGGGCAAGGCGACGCGCGACGAACTGCTCGAAGCCGAGGCGGCAAGCTATCATGGCGCAGGCACCTGCACCTTCTATGGCACCGCGAACAGCAACCAGATGATGATGGAGCTGATGGGGCTGCATATCCCCGGCAGTGCCTTCACCCATCCCGGCACGAAATTGCGCCAGGAACTGACCCGCGCCGCGACCCACCGCGTCGCCGAAATCGGCTGGGACGGCAGTGATTACCGACCGTTGGCGCGCTGCGTCGATGAAAAGGCGATCGTCAACGCCGCGATCGGTCTGCTCGCCACTGGCGGCTCGACCAACCATGCGATCCATCTCCCCGCCATCGCCCGCGCCGCGGGGATAATTATCGACTGGCAGGATTTCGACGAACTCAGCCATGCGGTGCCGCTGCTGGCGCGCGTCTATCCGAACGGTGCGGGCGATGTGAACAATTTTCACGCGGCGGGCGGCATCGGCTATGTCGTGCGCGAACTGCTCGATGCCGGTTTGCTCCACGGCGATGTGCTGACCGTCGGCGGCACGATGGCCGATTATGGCGGCGAGCCGGTGCTGGTCGACGATGCGCTGCAATGGCAGGCCGCCCCCGCGACCAGCCGCGACGACACGATGCTGCGCCCCGTCGCGGCGCCTTTCTCGCCCGACGGCGGCATGCGCCTGCTCGCGGGCAACCTCGGTCGCGCGATCATCAAGACCAGCGCCGTCGCCGAGGATCGCTGGACGATCGAGGCGCCATGCCGGATTTTCGACAATCAGGACGCGGTGCTGGCGGCGTTCAAGGCGGGCGAGCTCGAACAGGACGTCATCGTCGTTGTCCGCTTTCAGGGGCCGCGCGCCAATGGCATGCCCGAATTGCACAAGCTGACCCCGGCGCTCGGCGTGTTGCAGGACCGCGGGTTCCGCGTCGCCCTGCTTACCGACGGCCGGATGTCGGGCGCCAGCGGCAAGGTGCCTGCGGTGATCCACCTCTCGCCTGAAGCCTTGCCCGGCGCCGACGGGGTCAGCGGCCCGCTCGCCTTCCTGACCGACGGCGACATCGTCCGCGTCTGCGCGCGGCAGGGCGAAGTGCTGGCGCTGGTCGATCCTGCGATCTGGGCGGCACGCTCGCCCGCGGTGCCGCCGCCGCCCGCGCTGGGCGTCGGGCGCGAATTGTTCGCGCTGTTCCGCCACTACGCCGATGAGGCTGAGAAGGGCGGGTCGGCGGTGCTGGCAGCGATGGAGACGGTGATTTGA
- the zwf gene encoding glucose-6-phosphate dehydrogenase, with amino-acid sequence MVVSVKVETLVLFGATGDLAQRMLFPSLYNLHLDGLLADALTIIGSGRSPMDRAAFHVQVRAALTEHLPADRIESAAVDAFVARIDYCAIDAGAGTGYDDLAALLGDRMQRPIGVYLSTPPSMFGPIAQGLNAAGIACTECRIAMEKPIGHDLASSREVNAQVGDAFAEDRVFRIDHYLGKETVQNLLALRFANMLFEPLWNAQAIDHVQITVAETVGLEGRVSYYDGVGALKDMVQNHMLQLLAIIAMEPPASVSSTAVRDEKVKLLRSLRRMTAADVKAHSVKGQYSSGAVNGGAVTGYADELGQPSNTETFVAIKAYIDNWRWKGVPFYLRTGKRMPERKSEVLIQFKPVPHNIFARVGAGKLDANMMIINLQPEENIRVKVMAKQPGLDRDGVKLKEVTMDVSLSHSFAGERRRIAYERLLLDFIEGDQTLFVRRDEVEAQWQWIDSIRDAWAAVDMAPQTYTAGSWGPSSAIALIERDGASWHD; translated from the coding sequence ATGGTGGTGAGCGTAAAAGTCGAAACATTGGTGCTGTTCGGCGCGACCGGCGACCTGGCGCAGCGCATGCTCTTTCCCTCGCTCTACAATCTCCATCTCGACGGCCTGCTGGCCGACGCGCTGACGATCATCGGGTCGGGACGCTCGCCGATGGATCGTGCCGCCTTTCATGTGCAGGTCCGCGCGGCGCTTACCGAGCATCTACCTGCCGATCGGATCGAGTCGGCTGCTGTCGATGCCTTTGTGGCGCGCATCGATTATTGTGCGATCGATGCCGGGGCGGGCACCGGCTATGACGATTTGGCCGCGCTGCTCGGCGACCGTATGCAGCGCCCGATCGGCGTCTATCTGTCGACCCCGCCGTCGATGTTCGGCCCGATCGCACAGGGGCTGAACGCCGCCGGGATCGCCTGCACCGAATGCCGCATCGCGATGGAAAAGCCCATCGGCCACGACCTCGCCTCGTCGCGAGAAGTGAACGCGCAGGTCGGCGATGCCTTTGCCGAGGACCGCGTGTTCCGCATCGACCATTATCTCGGCAAGGAAACGGTGCAGAATCTGCTCGCGCTGCGCTTTGCCAACATGCTCTTCGAGCCGCTGTGGAACGCGCAGGCGATCGACCATGTCCAGATCACCGTCGCCGAAACTGTCGGCCTTGAAGGTCGCGTCTCCTATTATGACGGGGTCGGTGCATTGAAGGACATGGTCCAGAACCATATGCTCCAGCTGCTGGCGATCATCGCGATGGAGCCGCCGGCTAGCGTATCGTCGACCGCGGTGCGCGATGAAAAGGTCAAGCTGCTCCGTTCGCTCCGCCGCATGACCGCCGCGGATGTGAAGGCGCACAGCGTCAAGGGCCAATATAGCAGCGGCGCAGTCAATGGCGGTGCGGTGACCGGCTATGCCGACGAGCTCGGTCAGCCTTCGAACACCGAAACCTTCGTCGCGATCAAGGCCTATATCGACAATTGGCGCTGGAAGGGCGTGCCCTTCTACCTGCGCACCGGCAAACGCATGCCCGAACGCAAGTCCGAGGTGCTCATCCAGTTCAAGCCGGTGCCGCACAATATCTTCGCCCGGGTCGGCGCGGGCAAGCTCGATGCGAATATGATGATCATCAACCTCCAGCCCGAGGAGAATATCCGGGTCAAGGTTATGGCGAAGCAGCCGGGCCTCGACCGCGACGGAGTGAAGCTGAAGGAAGTGACGATGGACGTCTCGCTCTCGCACAGCTTTGCGGGTGAGCGGCGGCGCATTGCCTACGAACGCCTGCTGCTCGATTTCATCGAGGGCGACCAGACCCTGTTCGTGCGCCGCGACGAGGTCGAGGCGCAGTGGCAGTGGATCGATTCGATCCGCGATGCCTGGGCCGCGGTCGACATGGCGCCGCAGACTTACACGGCCGGCAGTTGGGGTCCGTCGAGCGCGATCGCGCTGATCGAACGCGACGGGGCAAGCTGGCATGACTGA
- the glpD gene encoding glycerol-3-phosphate dehydrogenase has product MPDSPQPYDVIVIGGGVNGAGVARDAAGRGARVLLLEAGDLAQGTSSASTKLIHGGLRYLEHYEFGLVREALKERETLWGIAPHIIWPLRFVLPHRPGLRPRWLLRLGLFLYDHIGGRKKLPATRSIDLKRHVAGEPLQPQYARGFEYSDGWVDDARLVALNARDAADHGAKVRTRTRAEALRCEDGLWVVEASCDNGHSYRFTGRSVVNAAGPAVLDLLRRADAEPDHAMRLVRGSHIVVRRLFQHDYAYFFQLPDGRIFFAIPYERDFTLIGTTDVDHDGPANKARASTEEIAYLCEGASLYFREPITPADVVWTYSGVRPLIEDGSGRPEAATRGYRIDLDLAEGAPLLTIYGGKITSYRHVAEAAVDELVGHVPALTGKRWTARAALPGGDFPTGGVAALKAEIKLAHPFLSVDTVDRIVKAYGTDARKWLGDAESWAALGGEISHGLSAAEAAWLVDREWAQTSDDILWRRSKLGLHFSAEDAAKLDAWLGGKSERA; this is encoded by the coding sequence ATGCCCGACAGTCCCCAACCTTATGACGTCATCGTTATTGGCGGCGGCGTCAACGGCGCCGGGGTGGCGCGCGACGCCGCGGGACGCGGCGCGCGGGTGCTGCTGCTCGAAGCAGGCGATCTGGCGCAAGGCACCTCGTCGGCGTCGACCAAGCTGATCCACGGCGGGCTGCGTTACCTCGAACATTATGAGTTCGGGCTGGTCCGCGAGGCGCTGAAAGAACGCGAAACCTTGTGGGGCATCGCGCCGCATATCATCTGGCCGCTGCGCTTTGTCCTGCCGCACCGGCCGGGGCTACGGCCGCGCTGGCTGCTGCGACTCGGACTGTTCCTGTATGATCATATCGGCGGGCGCAAGAAGCTGCCTGCGACGCGCTCGATCGACCTCAAGCGCCATGTCGCGGGCGAGCCGTTGCAGCCGCAATATGCCCGCGGGTTCGAATATTCGGACGGCTGGGTCGACGACGCACGGCTGGTAGCACTCAACGCGCGCGACGCCGCCGACCATGGCGCCAAGGTCCGCACCCGCACCCGCGCCGAGGCACTGCGCTGCGAAGACGGGCTGTGGGTGGTCGAGGCGAGCTGCGACAATGGCCACAGCTATCGCTTCACCGGCCGCAGTGTCGTCAATGCGGCGGGTCCGGCGGTGCTCGATCTGCTGCGCCGCGCCGATGCCGAGCCCGATCATGCGATGCGGCTGGTGCGCGGATCGCATATCGTGGTGCGGCGGCTGTTTCAGCATGACTATGCCTATTTCTTTCAGCTCCCCGACGGGCGCATCTTCTTCGCCATTCCCTATGAGCGCGACTTCACCCTGATCGGCACGACCGACGTCGATCACGACGGGCCGGCGAACAAAGCGCGCGCGAGCACCGAGGAAATCGCCTATCTGTGCGAGGGGGCCAGCCTGTATTTTCGCGAACCGATTACCCCCGCCGACGTGGTGTGGACCTATTCGGGGGTGCGGCCGTTGATCGAGGATGGATCGGGGCGGCCCGAAGCCGCGACGCGGGGTTACCGGATCGACCTCGATCTGGCCGAAGGCGCGCCGCTGCTCACCATCTATGGCGGCAAGATAACCAGCTATCGCCATGTCGCCGAGGCTGCGGTCGATGAGCTGGTAGGACATGTTCCGGCGCTGACCGGCAAGCGCTGGACCGCCAGGGCGGCGCTACCGGGCGGCGATTTTCCGACCGGTGGCGTCGCGGCGCTCAAGGCCGAAATCAAGCTCGCCCACCCCTTTCTGTCCGTCGATACCGTCGATCGCATCGTCAAGGCCTATGGCACCGACGCGCGGAAATGGCTGGGCGATGCCGAAAGCTGGGCCGCGCTCGGCGGCGAAATCTCCCACGGCCTCTCCGCCGCCGAAGCGGCGTGGCTGGTGGATCGCGAGTGGGCGCAGACCAGTGACGACATATTGTGGCGGCGTAGCAAGCTGGGGCTGCATTTCAGCGCCGAGGATGCGGCGAAGCTGGATGCGTGGCTGGGTGGTAAGAGCGAACGCGCTTAG